A genome region from Streptomyces sp. NBC_01296 includes the following:
- a CDS encoding cupin domain-containing protein has translation MTTHPMHPVNIARKLSAFDEQWAPRRIARINDYEVKAAKLQGEFVWHTHEDTDELFLVVSGTLTIRLRDGDVVVGPGELYVVPRGVEHCPAADEEVSILLFEPVGTANTGDAGGERTREPVDA, from the coding sequence ATGACCACGCACCCGATGCACCCCGTGAACATCGCGCGGAAGCTGTCCGCGTTCGACGAGCAGTGGGCCCCGCGCCGCATCGCCCGGATCAACGACTACGAGGTCAAGGCCGCCAAGCTCCAGGGCGAGTTCGTGTGGCACACCCACGAGGACACCGACGAGCTGTTCCTCGTCGTCAGCGGGACCCTCACGATCCGCCTCCGCGACGGAGACGTGGTCGTCGGCCCCGGCGAGCTGTACGTCGTCCCGCGCGGGGTCGAGCACTGCCCGGCGGCGGACGAAGAGGTCTCGATCCTGCTGTTCGAGCCGGTCGGCACGGCCAACACGGGCGATGCGGGCGGCGAGCGCACCCGGGAGCCGGTCGACGCCTGA
- a CDS encoding MFS transporter: MTGTSTPTPAPTPARRATRIFADLTPLRTSADYRRLWVGSTISWMGQAMTALAISLQVYDITRSSFSVGLVGLFSLVPLVVFGLYGGAIADTVDRRKLGLYSSLGLTALSIALAGAALLDYHRVWLLYTVVALQAVCGALNGPARSAMIPRLLPAEQLPAANALNSVTMTSGTMIGPVLGGLIVGWWGYQSAYLIDAVTFCAALYAVWRLPAMLPEREGGKRGRASVLDGLRFLGTRPNIRMTFFSDMAAMVLAQPKALFPAIAVLWYGGDAKTVGLLVAAPAVGALLGGLFSGWLGRIRRHGLAILISVAAWGLAIAVFGLTRNLWLGLFFLALAGCADTISMVFRSTMMQAATPDEMRGRLQGVFIVVVAGGPRLGDFLAGTVADRTSPTMAITGGGLGCVLVLVLLALRWRGFARYDARSPQA; encoded by the coding sequence GTGACCGGTACGAGCACCCCCACGCCCGCCCCCACCCCCGCCCGACGCGCGACGCGGATCTTCGCGGACCTGACCCCGCTGCGCACGTCCGCGGACTACCGGCGGCTGTGGGTCGGCAGCACCATCTCCTGGATGGGCCAGGCGATGACCGCCCTCGCGATCTCGCTCCAGGTCTACGACATCACCCGGTCCAGCTTCTCGGTCGGGCTCGTCGGACTCTTCTCCCTCGTCCCGCTCGTCGTCTTCGGGCTCTACGGCGGCGCCATCGCCGACACCGTGGACCGGCGCAAGCTCGGCCTGTACAGCTCCCTCGGCCTGACGGCCCTGTCGATCGCGCTCGCCGGCGCCGCGCTGCTCGACTACCACCGGGTCTGGCTGCTGTACACGGTCGTCGCGCTCCAGGCGGTCTGCGGCGCCCTCAACGGGCCCGCCCGCTCCGCGATGATCCCGCGGCTGCTGCCGGCCGAGCAGCTGCCCGCCGCCAACGCGCTGAACTCGGTGACGATGACCTCGGGGACGATGATCGGCCCGGTGCTCGGCGGGCTCATCGTCGGCTGGTGGGGCTACCAGTCCGCGTACCTGATCGACGCCGTCACGTTCTGCGCCGCCCTCTACGCGGTGTGGCGGCTGCCCGCGATGCTGCCCGAGCGGGAGGGCGGCAAGCGGGGGCGGGCCTCGGTACTGGACGGGCTGCGCTTCCTCGGGACGCGGCCGAACATCCGGATGACCTTCTTCTCCGACATGGCCGCCATGGTGCTGGCCCAGCCCAAGGCGCTGTTCCCGGCCATCGCCGTGCTCTGGTACGGCGGCGACGCCAAGACCGTCGGCCTGCTGGTGGCCGCGCCGGCCGTCGGGGCGCTGCTGGGCGGGCTGTTCTCCGGCTGGCTGGGCCGCATCCGCCGGCACGGGCTGGCCATCCTGATCTCCGTGGCCGCATGGGGGCTGGCCATCGCCGTCTTCGGACTCACCCGGAACCTGTGGCTCGGGCTGTTCTTCCTGGCCCTGGCCGGCTGCGCCGACACCATCTCCATGGTGTTCCGGTCCACGATGATGCAGGCCGCGACCCCGGACGAGATGCGCGGCCGCCTCCAGGGCGTGTTCATCGTGGTCGTCGCGGGCGGGCCCCGGCTCGGGGACTTCCTCGCCGGGACCGTCGCCGACCGGACCTCCCCGACCATGGCGATCACGGGCGGCGGGCTCGGCTGCGTCCTGGTGCTGGTCCTGCTGGCCCTGCGCTGGCGCGGGTTCGCCCGGTACGACGCGAGGTCGCCGCAGGCGTGA
- a CDS encoding helix-turn-helix domain-containing protein produces the protein MAAIRPRSTVSAWRPGVAGIAEVFHARFTDHAYPAHIHDTWALMILDGGRVDFALDRERHGVGVSDAVVLLPPGVAHDGRTVTEAGFRKRVLYLDTSVLPERLAGAAVDTPLLFDRALLERVHGLHLALGSQRSPAEGFEAQSRLAFVRERLWIRLAGRGAASGGARGGARGGARRAGLAVRLRELLDARVVEGIALEEASAVLGHVHPTHLIRSFRKAYGLPPHAYLTGRRVARARRLLLAGMPPAAAAVAAGFYDQAHLTRHFGRYVGTSPARFARSGRT, from the coding sequence ATGGCCGCGATCCGTCCGCGCAGCACCGTCTCCGCCTGGCGGCCGGGGGTGGCAGGCATCGCCGAGGTCTTCCACGCCCGGTTCACCGACCACGCGTACCCGGCCCACATCCACGACACCTGGGCGCTGATGATCCTGGACGGCGGCCGCGTCGACTTCGCGCTCGACCGGGAGCGGCACGGCGTCGGCGTCTCGGACGCGGTGGTCCTGCTGCCGCCCGGGGTCGCGCACGACGGACGGACCGTCACCGAGGCCGGATTCCGCAAGCGGGTGCTCTACCTCGACACCTCCGTCCTCCCGGAGCGACTGGCCGGCGCCGCCGTCGACACGCCGCTCCTGTTCGACCGGGCGTTGCTGGAGCGCGTACACGGGCTGCACCTCGCGCTGGGCTCGCAGCGGTCACCGGCCGAGGGCTTCGAGGCGCAATCGCGGCTGGCTTTCGTGCGGGAGCGGCTGTGGATCCGGCTGGCGGGCCGGGGGGCCGCCTCCGGCGGCGCGCGGGGCGGGGCGCGGGGCGGGGCGCGGCGCGCGGGGCTCGCCGTACGGCTGCGCGAACTGCTCGACGCGCGGGTGGTCGAGGGGATCGCCCTGGAGGAGGCGTCGGCGGTGCTGGGACACGTACATCCCACGCACCTGATCCGCAGCTTCCGGAAGGCGTACGGGCTGCCGCCGCACGCGTACCTGACCGGGCGGCGGGTGGCCCGGGCGCGGCGGCTGCTGCTGGCCGGGATGCCTCCGGCCGCGGCGGCCGTGGCTGCAGGGTTCTACGACCAGGCGCATCTGACGCGGCACTTCGGGCGGTACGTGGGGACCAGTCCGGCACGGTTCGCACGATCCGGGCGGACGTGA
- a CDS encoding helix-turn-helix domain-containing protein, with the protein MDIKRLRVESGLTQEQLAENSGLSVRAIRDIERGSTRRPYRQSLKLVAEGMGLSEGATAELIGSVYMRPQARSYYSRDRFHGPDRRHGGTQPGLVHLPPGPAGFVGRREVLAWLDARLCDSDGAATVALLAGGPGAGKSAIALRWAHDNAASFSDEVLYADLRGFDARPALSPEHVLRRLLRALGVPDHQIPLTLEECSAMFRASLADRRSLIVLDNAATVEQVRPLLTDAPHCRVLITSRNAMTGLVVRNGVHRHRVGYLSDGEALELFESMAGAARSHCRNEVDALLALCDRSPLAIRLMAERVRRQQCICPTGLAARLSSRRTPLSAFDAPGDPHSSVRALLSWSYRSLPPAVGEVFVGLARLDAAHFEFDRVAALFPAGGLSADDISDSLEWLVEMHLLEEEAPGIYGINKLIWWYANELAGEVGA; encoded by the coding sequence ATGGATATCAAACGGCTGCGGGTGGAATCGGGACTGACTCAGGAGCAGCTGGCGGAGAATTCTGGTTTGAGCGTCCGGGCGATTCGTGATATCGAGCGCGGCTCGACGCGCCGACCGTACCGCCAGTCGCTCAAGCTCGTGGCCGAAGGCATGGGACTCAGTGAGGGCGCCACCGCCGAACTGATCGGATCGGTCTACATGCGACCTCAGGCGCGAAGCTACTATTCACGCGACCGCTTCCACGGCCCTGACAGGCGACACGGCGGCACGCAGCCCGGTCTCGTCCACCTGCCGCCCGGGCCGGCCGGTTTCGTGGGGCGCCGTGAGGTGCTGGCCTGGCTGGACGCGCGCCTCTGTGATTCCGATGGAGCGGCCACTGTCGCCCTATTGGCCGGCGGCCCCGGAGCGGGTAAATCTGCGATTGCCCTGCGCTGGGCGCACGACAATGCAGCGAGTTTCTCCGACGAAGTCCTGTACGCAGATTTACGAGGATTCGACGCGCGGCCGGCTCTGAGCCCCGAGCACGTGCTCCGCAGGCTCCTGCGGGCCCTCGGGGTTCCGGATCACCAGATTCCGTTGACCCTCGAAGAGTGCTCGGCCATGTTCCGCGCCTCGCTCGCCGACCGCCGCTCACTGATCGTCCTCGACAATGCCGCCACGGTGGAGCAGGTGCGCCCGCTGCTGACCGACGCGCCGCACTGCCGTGTCCTCATCACCAGCAGGAACGCCATGACCGGACTGGTCGTACGCAATGGCGTGCACCGTCACCGGGTCGGCTACCTGTCCGACGGGGAGGCACTTGAGTTGTTCGAGTCGATGGCCGGAGCGGCGCGTTCCCACTGCCGGAACGAGGTCGACGCGTTGCTGGCCCTCTGCGACCGGAGCCCGCTGGCCATCCGTCTCATGGCCGAACGCGTCCGGCGCCAGCAGTGCATCTGCCCGACGGGCCTCGCCGCCCGGCTTTCGTCCAGAAGAACTCCCCTCAGCGCCTTCGATGCTCCCGGCGATCCGCATTCCAGTGTGCGGGCGCTCCTGTCCTGGTCCTACCGAAGCCTCCCGCCGGCGGTCGGCGAGGTTTTCGTTGGTCTGGCCCGGCTGGATGCAGCGCATTTTGAATTCGACCGGGTGGCGGCGCTGTTTCCTGCGGGAGGCCTGAGCGCGGATGACATTTCCGATTCTCTTGAATGGCTGGTCGAAATGCATCTCCTCGAAGAGGAGGCGCCCGGAATCTATGGCATCAACAAGCTGATCTGGTGGTATGCAAATGAACTGGCAGGCGAGGTAGGCGCATGA
- a CDS encoding cupin domain-containing protein translates to MSSHEKSPEAVFGLSRLIDPVEPKAFLCDHWEQKPLHIERDAPDYYSDLLTLDDVDQLLMMAGPGFETIRVVVNGEETPIEAMAQRGPHGRANTLEAIYDHYRRGSTIVLNSLDDRWAPLQRLTHALGAELSAGFQVNVYLTPAGKAQGFKPHYDTHDVLVAQVHGSKQWRLYGAPYELPLAGRPKFGDEIGGDAVPEQELTLKRGDFLYLPRGVVHAATSNDEASVHLTIGVHSLRWANVLQSAMEKLFDEDVRFRQGVPAGFARDEDLQRAAVESLRQLVGVLQDGLSAERVIEETVTQAVSVNSPSLGGHLLDLERVRDLTPSTPVRRRPGVVSHTAVTDTQVTVAFHNKSVALPRQVEREVRWLAGHPGGEFSAADLPGCLDQPGRMLLLQTFLREGLLTF, encoded by the coding sequence ATGAGCAGTCACGAAAAGTCGCCGGAAGCCGTCTTCGGTCTGTCCCGCCTGATCGACCCGGTGGAACCCAAGGCGTTCCTCTGCGATCACTGGGAGCAGAAGCCCCTCCACATCGAGCGGGATGCTCCGGACTACTACAGCGACCTGCTCACGCTCGACGACGTGGACCAGCTCCTGATGATGGCCGGTCCCGGCTTCGAGACCATCCGCGTCGTGGTGAACGGCGAGGAGACGCCGATCGAGGCGATGGCGCAGCGGGGACCTCATGGCCGCGCCAACACGCTGGAAGCGATCTACGACCACTACCGGCGGGGATCCACGATCGTCCTGAACTCCCTCGACGACCGATGGGCGCCGCTCCAGCGGCTGACCCACGCACTTGGGGCCGAGCTCAGCGCGGGGTTCCAGGTCAACGTCTACCTGACACCCGCGGGCAAGGCGCAGGGCTTCAAGCCCCACTACGACACCCACGACGTCCTCGTGGCGCAGGTCCACGGCAGCAAGCAGTGGCGGCTCTACGGCGCTCCCTACGAGCTGCCGTTGGCCGGACGGCCGAAGTTCGGGGACGAGATCGGGGGTGATGCGGTGCCCGAGCAGGAACTCACCCTGAAGCGCGGGGACTTCCTCTACCTCCCCCGTGGTGTGGTGCACGCGGCCACGTCGAACGACGAGGCGTCCGTCCACCTGACCATCGGTGTTCATTCGCTCCGCTGGGCGAACGTCCTGCAGAGCGCGATGGAGAAGCTCTTCGACGAGGACGTCCGGTTCCGGCAGGGCGTTCCGGCCGGCTTCGCCCGTGACGAGGACCTCCAGCGCGCTGCCGTGGAGAGCTTGCGGCAGCTCGTGGGAGTCCTCCAGGACGGGCTGTCCGCGGAGCGGGTGATCGAGGAGACCGTGACGCAGGCCGTGTCGGTCAACTCGCCCTCTCTCGGCGGACATCTGCTCGACCTGGAGCGTGTCCGCGATCTGACGCCTTCCACGCCGGTACGACGCCGGCCGGGAGTCGTCTCGCACACGGCTGTCACCGACACCCAGGTGACCGTGGCGTTCCACAACAAGTCCGTGGCCCTGCCGCGGCAGGTCGAGCGCGAAGTGCGCTGGCTCGCAGGGCACCCGGGCGGTGAGTTCAGTGCCGCCGACCTGCCGGGCTGCCTGGACCAGCCCGGCCGCATGCTCCTGCTGCAGACTTTCCTCCGCGAGGGACTCCTCACCTTCTGA
- a CDS encoding carboxylate-amine ligase codes for MIEPGNSTTSTGSADNGVHATPLTAPLTVGVEEEFLLVDARTFRVVPAAPLVLATAAGLPHEVHPEGTRYQVEISTPVADSAPALREELATLRRTLARAARAHGCRLLAAPSPVVAVEGPLHLTDDEPRQREQHRRFGALTDTLVSCGRHIHVGTFDVDTAVAVSNRVRPWLPTLIALAANSPFWGGRDTGHASWRAMAWSGWPSAGLPPHFTSTAHFRRSVQTLLGSGAALDTKMVYWDLRPSGHWPTLEIRAPDMSPDIDTAILQAELVRALVATLLRDIAEQRPEPVLRDDVLHLARWRAAHDGLEGFGLDPYTGAELPAADLAEALLDLVAPELAASGELDHAAKTLGGLLRDGSGAHRQRAAFARRGDLTDVLRHLADETENF; via the coding sequence GTGATCGAACCTGGCAACAGCACCACGAGCACCGGCAGCGCGGACAACGGCGTCCACGCGACCCCTCTCACGGCCCCGCTGACCGTCGGTGTCGAGGAGGAGTTCCTCCTCGTCGACGCCCGCACCTTCCGGGTGGTCCCGGCCGCCCCGCTCGTCCTGGCCACCGCCGCGGGCCTGCCCCACGAAGTGCACCCCGAGGGCACCCGCTACCAGGTGGAGATCTCCACCCCGGTCGCCGATTCGGCGCCCGCACTGCGCGAGGAGCTCGCCACCCTGCGGCGTACCCTCGCCCGGGCCGCCCGCGCCCACGGCTGCCGGCTGCTGGCCGCGCCCTCGCCGGTCGTGGCCGTGGAAGGCCCCCTGCACCTGACCGACGACGAGCCGCGCCAGCGCGAGCAGCACCGCCGCTTCGGCGCGCTCACCGACACCCTCGTCAGCTGCGGCCGCCACATCCACGTCGGCACCTTCGACGTGGACACGGCAGTGGCGGTCTCGAACCGGGTCAGACCATGGCTGCCCACGCTGATCGCGCTGGCCGCCAACTCGCCGTTCTGGGGCGGCCGTGACACCGGTCACGCCAGCTGGCGGGCGATGGCCTGGTCGGGCTGGCCCTCGGCGGGCCTGCCCCCGCACTTCACGTCCACGGCCCACTTCCGGCGCTCGGTGCAGACCCTGCTCGGCTCCGGGGCGGCCCTGGACACGAAGATGGTCTATTGGGACCTCCGCCCGTCCGGGCACTGGCCGACGCTCGAGATCCGGGCGCCCGACATGTCCCCGGACATCGACACGGCGATCCTCCAGGCCGAGCTGGTCCGGGCCCTGGTGGCGACCCTCCTGCGGGACATCGCGGAGCAGCGGCCCGAACCGGTGCTGCGGGACGACGTACTGCACCTCGCGCGCTGGCGGGCGGCCCACGACGGGCTGGAGGGCTTCGGGCTCGACCCGTACACGGGGGCCGAACTCCCGGCGGCGGACCTGGCGGAGGCCCTGCTGGACCTGGTCGCCCCGGAACTGGCGGCGTCGGGCGAGCTCGACCACGCGGCCAAGACCCTGGGAGGCCTCTTGCGCGACGGCTCGGGCGCCCACCGCCAACGCGCGGCATTCGCCCGCCGGGGCGACCTGACGGACGTCCTCCGCCACCTGGCAGACGAAACGGAGAACTTCTAG
- a CDS encoding S53 family peptidase, whose product MRNRWWKPASLAGAIALPLVTGAVVLGPGGLAGSGEARTPVPIARPAWAMSDSDRGEAAKEGKVEARIWLAGRDPKAATRYAQSVSTPGDPLYRHFLTPAEFQERFGPSAGQSQLVTAWAGKNGLKTTETTAHYISVSGPVGTMENALAVSFHTYGDHGRSGIAPARTPTIPRELASAVMTVTGLDRLTTAPPSVPALPPPGPQPNAPGPCSAVGKENPSGFTGADGRELAWAPCGYTPEQLRDAYGVNKPELTGKGVTVAVVNAYASPTMAADLERYSRDHGEPLRPGQYREVNSQSWDQLDTCSANTWYGEQTKDVQAVHGMAPEADIVYIGARNCTPSAFNEALLKVVDLHLADIVSCSWGETTDGYGVQERLISHSVFEQGAIEGIGFYVASGDAGYEDPATGPGRASRSRRLQVDYPASDPLVTAVGGTSLAVGADGAYAYETSWGQYRTDAKADGRTWRDVPPGDYPRDWTGGTGGGTSIMYEQPWYQAPVVPEVLSKALPGGATGKRGMRVVPDIALVADPLTGMLVGESAATADGKDLRYGERRSGGTSLSCPLFAGMQALVQQAGNGRPLGFANPALYLLHGSGAITDVTDTPLGADRPVAWTANRYEDQSNETGPVSTYLATTGRDGEGAARLRASKGFDNTTGLGSPNAAYTGAYLRPPLSAASRP is encoded by the coding sequence ATGCGTAACCGATGGTGGAAGCCGGCCAGCCTCGCCGGCGCGATCGCCCTGCCGCTGGTCACGGGCGCGGTGGTCCTGGGACCAGGGGGACTCGCCGGGTCGGGAGAAGCGAGAACGCCCGTGCCGATCGCACGGCCTGCCTGGGCGATGTCCGACTCCGACCGTGGTGAGGCCGCCAAGGAGGGGAAGGTCGAAGCGCGCATCTGGCTGGCGGGGCGCGATCCGAAGGCCGCCACGCGCTATGCGCAGTCGGTCTCCACGCCGGGGGACCCCCTCTACCGTCACTTCCTCACACCGGCGGAGTTCCAAGAGCGCTTCGGCCCCTCCGCCGGGCAGTCGCAGCTGGTGACCGCCTGGGCCGGGAAGAACGGGCTGAAGACCACCGAGACGACAGCGCACTACATCAGCGTCTCCGGGCCGGTGGGTACGATGGAGAACGCGCTCGCCGTGTCCTTCCACACCTACGGCGATCACGGCCGGAGCGGTATCGCACCCGCACGGACGCCCACGATCCCGCGCGAGCTCGCCTCCGCCGTCATGACGGTGACCGGACTCGACCGGCTGACCACGGCTCCCCCGTCCGTCCCGGCACTCCCGCCACCGGGCCCTCAGCCCAACGCGCCGGGACCCTGCAGCGCCGTGGGCAAGGAAAACCCCAGCGGGTTCACCGGCGCCGACGGCCGTGAGCTGGCCTGGGCTCCGTGCGGCTACACCCCCGAGCAGCTCCGGGACGCCTACGGCGTCAACAAGCCCGAGCTGACGGGCAAGGGTGTCACCGTCGCCGTCGTCAACGCCTACGCCTCACCCACCATGGCGGCCGACCTGGAGCGGTACTCGCGCGATCACGGCGAACCGCTGCGCCCGGGCCAGTACCGGGAAGTCAACAGCCAGAGCTGGGACCAGCTGGATACCTGCTCCGCGAACACCTGGTACGGGGAGCAGACGAAGGACGTCCAAGCCGTGCACGGCATGGCGCCCGAGGCGGACATCGTGTACATCGGTGCGCGCAACTGCACCCCGAGCGCATTCAACGAAGCCCTGCTGAAGGTGGTCGACCTGCATCTGGCGGACATCGTCAGCTGCTCGTGGGGCGAGACCACGGACGGCTACGGGGTGCAGGAACGCCTCATCTCGCACAGCGTCTTCGAACAGGGGGCCATCGAAGGGATCGGCTTCTACGTCGCGTCCGGTGATGCCGGCTACGAGGACCCTGCCACCGGCCCCGGGCGCGCCAGCAGGTCCCGGCGGCTCCAGGTCGACTACCCGGCCTCGGACCCGTTGGTCACTGCCGTGGGCGGCACGTCCCTTGCCGTCGGCGCCGACGGCGCTTACGCCTACGAGACGAGCTGGGGCCAGTACCGCACCGACGCCAAAGCCGACGGCAGGACCTGGAGGGACGTACCGCCGGGTGACTACCCGCGGGACTGGACCGGGGGAACGGGAGGCGGGACCAGCATCATGTACGAACAGCCCTGGTACCAGGCCCCCGTCGTGCCCGAAGTGCTGAGCAAGGCACTCCCCGGAGGGGCGACCGGGAAGCGTGGCATGCGCGTCGTTCCCGACATCGCGCTGGTGGCCGATCCACTGACCGGCATGCTCGTCGGTGAATCCGCCGCCACGGCCGACGGCAAGGACCTGCGCTACGGAGAACGGCGCTCGGGCGGTACGAGCCTGTCCTGCCCCCTGTTCGCGGGGATGCAGGCCCTGGTGCAGCAGGCGGGTAACGGGCGGCCTCTGGGCTTCGCGAACCCGGCTCTGTACCTTCTGCACGGGTCGGGCGCGATCACCGACGTCACGGACACCCCTCTGGGCGCCGACCGCCCCGTGGCATGGACCGCGAACCGGTACGAGGACCAGTCCAACGAGACCGGCCCGGTGTCCACCTACCTCGCGACCACCGGAAGGGACGGCGAAGGCGCGGCCCGCCTCCGGGCATCGAAGGGATTCGACAACACCACCGGCCTGGGGTCGCCGAACGCCGCGTACACCGGCGCGTACCTCCGTCCGCCGCTGTCAGCCGCCTCGCGGCCCTGA
- a CDS encoding ABC transporter ATP-binding protein, whose amino-acid sequence MRQDFLLEKPTRTPVRRIVRLFRPYRGRLFIVVALIAGASVIALTVPLMVRELFDTALPQGRTGLLSALALGMSLASITGSAISVLESYISTSVGQRVMHDLRSQIYSHLQELPLAFFTRTRTGEVQSRIANDIGAMQATVTSTVSSLVSSLTTVIASAIALLIMDWRLALLSFSVLPLFVLISRRVGELRRIFVRRRQRQMASMSSMVEERLSVSGILLSRTMGRSKELSEDFIAESQALCDLQVQSSMAGRWRQSVIQTIMSLMPVLIYWSSGMTAAHGHAAISLGTLIAFVSLQQGLFGPTLSLLGVGVAFQGSLALFERIFEYLDLPKTITEPEDPVQLTNVQGNIRFEAVDFSYGDAPTLSGIDIAVPAGGSLAVVGETGAGKTTIGYLVARLYDVTGGRITLDGVDLRELGSHTLTSSIGVVSQETYLFHASIADNLRFAKPEATDQELVDAAKAAQIHHLIEGLPDGYDTVVGQRGLRMSGGERQRIAIARTLLRNPPVLVLDEATSALDSQTERSVQRALDTLAAGRTVITIAHRLSTTRDADEIVVLDGGRIAERGSHDELLLRGGTYASMFLRGSRPDEKQLEPLEAGRHA is encoded by the coding sequence ATGAGGCAGGATTTTCTCCTGGAAAAGCCTACCCGGACCCCGGTGCGCCGTATCGTCCGCCTCTTTCGGCCCTACCGTGGTCGGCTTTTCATTGTTGTCGCCCTCATCGCCGGTGCGTCCGTCATCGCGCTGACGGTTCCGTTGATGGTGCGGGAGCTCTTCGATACGGCCCTTCCTCAAGGGCGTACGGGGCTGCTTTCGGCGCTCGCGCTCGGAATGTCGCTGGCCTCCATTACGGGCAGTGCGATATCCGTCCTGGAGTCATATATATCGACCTCGGTCGGTCAGCGGGTCATGCACGATCTGCGGTCACAGATCTACTCGCACCTCCAGGAACTCCCGCTTGCGTTCTTCACCAGGACGCGGACCGGTGAGGTGCAGTCGCGAATCGCGAACGACATCGGCGCCATGCAGGCGACGGTGACCTCGACCGTCAGTTCGCTGGTCTCCAGCCTGACGACCGTCATCGCGAGTGCCATCGCCCTCCTGATTATGGACTGGCGCCTGGCCCTGCTCTCCTTTTCCGTGCTCCCTCTGTTCGTCCTGATCAGCCGACGGGTGGGTGAACTCCGGCGCATCTTCGTCCGCCGGCGGCAGCGACAGATGGCCTCGATGTCGTCGATGGTGGAAGAGCGCCTGTCGGTGAGCGGCATCCTGCTCAGTCGCACCATGGGCCGGTCCAAGGAATTGTCCGAGGATTTCATTGCCGAGTCACAAGCCCTCTGCGACCTGCAGGTGCAGTCCAGCATGGCGGGCCGATGGCGCCAGTCGGTCATCCAGACGATCATGTCGTTGATGCCGGTCCTGATCTACTGGTCGAGCGGAATGACCGCAGCTCATGGCCACGCCGCCATTTCGCTCGGCACCCTGATCGCATTCGTCTCCCTGCAGCAGGGGCTCTTCGGCCCGACCCTGTCGTTGCTGGGCGTCGGCGTGGCCTTCCAGGGGTCCTTGGCCCTGTTCGAGCGCATCTTCGAATATCTGGACCTGCCCAAGACGATCACCGAACCGGAAGATCCGGTTCAACTGACAAACGTGCAGGGGAACATCCGTTTCGAGGCAGTCGACTTCTCCTACGGCGACGCACCGACGCTGAGCGGAATCGACATAGCCGTCCCGGCAGGCGGCAGCCTGGCCGTCGTCGGTGAGACGGGCGCCGGGAAGACCACCATCGGTTACCTCGTCGCCCGGTTGTACGACGTCACCGGCGGCCGTATCACCCTCGACGGTGTGGACCTCCGGGAGCTCGGTTCGCACACCCTCACTTCGAGCATCGGAGTCGTGTCCCAGGAGACCTATCTCTTTCACGCGTCGATCGCCGACAACCTCCGCTTCGCCAAACCGGAAGCCACCGACCAGGAGCTCGTCGACGCGGCGAAAGCCGCACAGATCCACCATCTGATCGAGGGACTTCCCGACGGCTACGACACGGTGGTCGGCCAACGAGGGCTGCGGATGTCGGGCGGGGAGCGCCAGCGGATAGCCATAGCCAGGACCCTGCTCCGCAATCCGCCCGTCCTGGTGCTGGACGAAGCGACCAGTGCGCTGGACAGCCAGACCGAGCGGTCCGTTCAGCGGGCCCTGGACACCCTCGCCGCCGGGCGCACGGTGATCACCATCGCGCACCGCCTCTCCACCACCCGGGACGCCGACGAGATCGTCGTGCTCGACGGCGGCAGGATCGCCGAGCGCGGGAGCCACGACGAGCTCCTCCTCCGCGGAGGCACCTACGCATCGATGTTCCTGCGGGGCTCCCGCCCCGACGAGAAGCAGCTCGAACCTCTGGAGGCCGGCCGACATGCGTAA